The following are from one region of the Spirochaetota bacterium genome:
- a CDS encoding sodium:solute symporter family protein: protein MIYTIIVTLVYLFAVVYLGLIGYRQTRTSGDYLVAGRQIHPFIMALSYGATFISTSAIIGFGGAAGSLGMGVLWLTFLNIFFGIFIAFVIFGKRTRKMGHNLEAHTFPELLSVRYRSRFMQGFAGIIIFLFMPIYTAAVIKGAADFIQSYFSIPFEISLLFFVAIVALYVWMGGLKGVMYTDAFQAAIMFVGMFVLLIFSYYRLGGITEAHQQLTDLINNDEVRRQAAKLIAGGFRGWTSMPEWGSPIWWSLVSTIVFGVGIGVLAQPQLVVRFMTVRSNRDLNRAVVSGGVFILMMTGVAFTVGALSNVYFFNSTGKIALLAAGANDSIIPAYIKNFIPPWFGTLFLLTLLAAAMSTLSSQFHTMGTAAGRDIYEKSLGGKGSTILITRFGMLATVIMSTMLAWLTRHLDVSMAIIAVGTALFFGLCAATFLPAYIGALYIKSLPRAAAKWGMIAGFTVSTFWIFFIHEKESSSLQICKLLTGKTSLVKDTSLGYLAMIDPIFIALPVSFLVTFTIWVFYRAMKKHDLEDSHLDRCFKGI, encoded by the coding sequence ATGATATACACTATAATCGTCACACTCGTTTATTTATTCGCAGTAGTATACCTCGGGTTGATTGGCTACCGCCAAACCCGTACCTCCGGTGATTACCTCGTCGCCGGGCGACAGATTCACCCTTTTATAATGGCCCTTTCATACGGCGCCACCTTTATCAGCACCTCCGCAATCATCGGCTTTGGTGGGGCCGCCGGAAGTCTGGGGATGGGTGTATTATGGCTCACGTTCCTCAATATATTTTTCGGCATTTTTATCGCGTTCGTTATTTTCGGCAAACGTACGCGTAAAATGGGCCACAACCTCGAGGCCCACACATTTCCCGAGCTCCTGAGTGTGCGTTACCGTTCACGTTTTATGCAGGGTTTCGCCGGCATCATCATTTTCCTTTTTATGCCGATTTATACCGCCGCCGTCATCAAGGGTGCGGCCGATTTTATACAGTCGTACTTTTCGATCCCGTTCGAAATTTCGCTCCTTTTTTTCGTCGCCATCGTCGCCCTCTATGTCTGGATGGGTGGTCTTAAAGGCGTTATGTACACGGATGCTTTCCAGGCCGCCATTATGTTCGTCGGGATGTTCGTTCTCCTTATTTTCTCATATTACCGGCTGGGGGGCATCACTGAAGCCCACCAGCAATTGACCGATCTCATCAACAACGACGAAGTGCGCCGGCAGGCCGCCAAGCTCATTGCAGGCGGTTTCCGCGGATGGACATCGATGCCGGAATGGGGCTCCCCGATATGGTGGAGTCTGGTCTCGACGATCGTGTTCGGTGTCGGAATCGGCGTTCTGGCCCAGCCGCAGCTTGTGGTACGGTTCATGACCGTACGAAGCAACCGCGATCTCAACAGGGCCGTGGTATCGGGTGGTGTTTTCATTCTCATGATGACCGGCGTGGCGTTTACCGTCGGTGCGCTCAGCAATGTATATTTCTTCAACAGTACCGGAAAAATCGCACTGCTGGCCGCGGGCGCGAACGATTCGATCATTCCGGCATATATCAAAAACTTTATTCCGCCCTGGTTCGGAACCCTGTTTCTATTAACGCTTCTGGCCGCGGCCATGTCGACACTGAGCTCCCAGTTCCATACCATGGGAACTGCCGCGGGACGAGACATCTATGAAAAGAGTCTTGGCGGTAAAGGAAGTACCATTTTAATCACTCGATTCGGAATGCTTGCAACCGTAATTATGAGCACTATGCTGGCATGGCTCACGCGTCACCTTGACGTAAGCATGGCAATCATCGCGGTCGGAACGGCGCTTTTCTTCGGCCTGTGCGCCGCCACTTTTCTGCCTGCATATATTGGAGCCCTCTATATAAAGAGCCTTCCGCGCGCCGCCGCCAAATGGGGAATGATCGCCGGGTTCACCGTAAGCACCTTCTGGATCTTTTTTATCCACGAAAAGGAATCCTCGAGCCTTCAGATCTGCAAGCTGTTAACCGGCAAGACGTCCCTGGTAAAAGATACATCCCTTGGTTATCTGGCGATGATAGATCCGATATTCATTGCGCTTCCTGTCTCATTTTTAGTTACTTTTACGATATGGGTCTTCTACCGGGCCATGAAAAAGCACGACCTGGAAGACAGCCATCTTGATCGCTGTTTCAAGGGCATATAG
- a CDS encoding response regulator transcription factor, protein MKKRKDAIKIVIVDDHPIVRQGIKKVIEKESDMIVCGEAGGTNEAISVIAREKPDIVVADISLYGGSSGLDLVRAIQARFSDVKSLVLSMHEESLYAERAIRAGARGYITKNEGPANIVYALRSVLKGDIYLSGAISTRLISKLFHGNQPKSQHSIIETLTNRELEIFQQIGNGFTTGEIARQLNLSPHTIEAHRKNIKDKLGLTSGSELNKQAIHWVLNSR, encoded by the coding sequence ATGAAAAAAAGAAAGGACGCCATTAAAATCGTAATAGTGGACGACCACCCGATAGTACGGCAGGGCATTAAAAAAGTCATTGAAAAGGAAAGCGATATGATCGTGTGCGGAGAGGCCGGCGGCACAAATGAGGCGATTTCGGTGATCGCCCGCGAAAAACCGGACATCGTTGTGGCTGATATTTCGCTTTACGGCGGGTCGAGCGGTTTAGACCTGGTACGGGCAATACAGGCGCGTTTCAGCGACGTTAAAAGCCTCGTGCTCTCGATGCACGAGGAATCCTTATATGCCGAACGGGCGATTCGCGCGGGCGCGCGGGGATATATTACGAAGAATGAAGGTCCGGCGAATATCGTATATGCCCTGCGCTCCGTGCTTAAGGGCGACATATACTTAAGCGGAGCGATAAGCACGCGCCTGATCTCAAAATTATTTCACGGCAATCAACCCAAATCCCAGCACAGCATCATCGAGACCCTGACGAACCGCGAGCTCGAGATTTTTCAGCAAATCGGTAACGGTTTCACCACCGGCGAGATCGCCCGCCAGCTCAACCTGAGTCCCCACACCATCGAGGCCCATCGCAAGAACATCAAGGACAAGCTGGGTCTTACGAGCGGTTCCGAGCTCAACAAGCAGGCCATTCATTGGGTACTCAACTCCAGGTAG
- a CDS encoding MarR family transcriptional regulator, translating to MTDVFINPTDCPYYLITRASLAITSAMKLGFADAGLGDVKPAYLGVFMCLWMEDCMGDTLGKVGKEEGMRLVDLGRCAGLEPSSMTGLIDRMEKDGLLYRTDDPTDRRAHIIRLTDRGHDLRKNVIDIVGKTISKAFWNIPADRMQAAKDVLRTVLVNASKGSLEP from the coding sequence ATGACTGATGTATTCATCAATCCCACCGATTGCCCATATTATCTTATTACGAGGGCCTCTCTGGCAATAACCTCCGCCATGAAGCTGGGTTTCGCCGATGCCGGCCTCGGGGACGTAAAGCCCGCGTACCTTGGCGTTTTCATGTGCCTCTGGATGGAGGACTGCATGGGAGATACGCTCGGCAAGGTCGGGAAGGAAGAGGGCATGAGGCTCGTGGACCTCGGCAGGTGCGCGGGGCTCGAGCCGTCGAGCATGACGGGCCTCATCGACCGCATGGAAAAAGACGGTCTGCTGTACAGGACCGATGACCCGACCGACCGCCGGGCCCACATAATCCGCCTCACCGACCGCGGCCATGACCTCAGGAAGAATGTCATCGATATCGTCGGCAAAACAATCAGCAAGGCCTTTTGGAACATACCCGCCGACCGCATGCAGGCGGCGAAGGATGTGCTTAGAACGGTCCTCGTCAACGCCAGCAAAGGGAGCCTCGAGCCATGA
- a CDS encoding SDR family oxidoreductase, whose translation MNKPKVILVTGATRGIGFALANKLAQRGDKVYGTGRKAPVGDRSLFIYIAMDLDDERSVKKGIDGILRENPSIDVLINNAGIGQCGPVEETTIDAAKKVFETNYWGMVRSTQAVLPHMRKAGDGLIVNVSSAAGKIALPFQAHYCASKFAVEGLTEALYHEVKPYGIRVVLVEPGDVGTSIWEQTDKSAVDKSEYRQPLVRFLRVKENEMGAAADSPANVATQIIRIMDSRKSPFRNPVARGAAFVLAARKLLPDGLFMKLTAGHYKV comes from the coding sequence ATGAATAAACCCAAGGTCATCCTGGTAACCGGCGCAACCCGCGGTATAGGGTTCGCCCTTGCAAACAAACTTGCGCAAAGAGGCGATAAGGTTTATGGAACGGGAAGGAAGGCGCCCGTGGGCGATCGATCGCTGTTTATCTATATCGCCATGGACCTTGATGATGAGCGCTCGGTCAAGAAGGGAATAGACGGCATTTTAAGGGAAAACCCGTCGATAGATGTATTAATTAATAATGCCGGCATCGGCCAGTGCGGCCCGGTGGAAGAAACCACGATTGACGCTGCGAAGAAAGTGTTCGAGACCAATTACTGGGGAATGGTGCGTTCCACACAGGCGGTGCTTCCGCATATGCGAAAAGCGGGCGATGGACTCATCGTCAATGTAAGTTCGGCCGCAGGGAAAATCGCTCTCCCGTTTCAGGCCCATTACTGTGCCAGTAAATTCGCAGTGGAGGGACTTACCGAAGCGCTCTACCACGAGGTGAAGCCGTATGGTATTCGTGTAGTGCTGGTGGAACCCGGCGACGTCGGCACGTCCATATGGGAACAGACGGATAAAAGCGCGGTGGACAAATCCGAATACCGCCAGCCGCTTGTGAGGTTCCTAAGAGTTAAAGAAAATGAAATGGGAGCCGCGGCGGATTCTCCGGCCAATGTGGCGACGCAAATAATCAGGATAATGGATTCGCGCAAATCGCCCTTTCGCAACCCGGTGGCCAGGGGAGCCGCGTTCGTACTGGCGGCGAGAAAGCTGCTGCCGGACGGGTTATTCATGAAGCTGACCGCCGGACATTATAAAGTATAA
- a CDS encoding MFS transporter, whose translation MSDNKLPVSVKLGYGVCDLGGNLFFTVIGFWLLNFLTDTVGLAAGLAGLTIAIGKIWDAVTDPMTGYLSDRTKSRLGRRRPWMLFGSVPLFLGMILMFTNPALFAGAGWNPAEQQTFLFIWATVFFCLLCTAYTAVNIPYNSLTPELTQDYHERTSLNGYRFGFAVIGSLLGAGASLPIVMAFPDKNIGFSGMGFIFGAIMLITALITVIKVREPMSPFVADGKGFFGTYLKVFKNRPYVLILLTYALHITGLTVVMGIAIYYFKYIHNNESYTTIAMVILLLTAMAFIPISVLLSKKIGKKLVYGIGMAIFAIGILLLFAFGHRFPVSFSFIVMFFTGTGFGFTFAMPYAIVPDAVEYDYLLTGERTEGAFYGIWTFGIKIGQALALAISGLVLSLFGYMPEVAQSESSLLGIRLLLGPIPAVILVLSIVTLYLYPINEKRYNEILAAIQGREAGGR comes from the coding sequence ATGAGCGACAACAAGCTTCCCGTCAGCGTCAAGCTCGGATATGGAGTTTGCGATCTGGGGGGGAATCTATTTTTCACGGTAATCGGATTCTGGCTCCTCAACTTTCTGACCGATACGGTCGGTCTCGCCGCCGGGCTTGCAGGGTTGACCATCGCCATAGGGAAGATATGGGACGCCGTAACCGATCCCATGACCGGGTATCTCTCCGACCGTACGAAAAGCAGGCTCGGCAGGCGGCGCCCGTGGATGCTCTTTGGATCGGTCCCACTCTTCCTCGGCATGATCCTTATGTTCACGAACCCGGCGCTGTTTGCCGGCGCCGGATGGAACCCGGCCGAGCAACAGACATTTCTTTTTATCTGGGCGACCGTGTTTTTCTGCCTGTTGTGTACCGCATACACGGCGGTCAATATTCCATATAATTCGCTCACGCCCGAACTCACCCAGGACTATCACGAGCGCACATCCCTTAACGGTTACCGTTTTGGTTTTGCCGTAATCGGCTCACTGCTCGGCGCGGGCGCGTCGCTGCCGATCGTTATGGCGTTTCCCGATAAGAATATCGGATTCTCCGGCATGGGTTTCATTTTCGGCGCGATTATGCTTATCACCGCGCTCATTACGGTGATCAAAGTGCGCGAACCGATGTCCCCGTTTGTGGCCGACGGCAAAGGCTTCTTCGGAACCTACCTCAAGGTCTTCAAGAACAGGCCCTATGTCCTTATCCTTCTCACCTATGCGCTGCACATTACCGGCCTTACCGTGGTTATGGGGATCGCCATCTATTATTTTAAATATATCCATAACAACGAGTCTTATACGACCATCGCCATGGTCATTCTTCTGCTCACCGCCATGGCCTTCATTCCCATAAGCGTGCTGCTTTCAAAAAAGATCGGAAAGAAGCTCGTCTATGGCATCGGAATGGCGATCTTTGCCATCGGGATCCTGCTGCTTTTCGCCTTCGGTCACCGGTTCCCGGTGTCATTCTCGTTCATTGTGATGTTCTTTACGGGTACGGGTTTCGGCTTTACCTTCGCCATGCCGTACGCGATCGTCCCCGACGCCGTCGAATACGATTACCTGCTCACCGGCGAGCGGACGGAAGGGGCTTTTTATGGAATCTGGACCTTCGGAATCAAGATAGGGCAGGCGCTGGCGCTTGCCATCAGCGGGCTTGTGCTGTCGCTTTTCGGCTACATGCCCGAGGTCGCGCAGAGCGAATCTTCCCTCCTCGGGATACGGCTGCTGCTCGGCCCGATCCCGGCGGTGATCCTTGTCCTTTCGATTGTTACTTTATATCTGTATCCAATCAACGAGAAACGTTATAACGAGATTCTCGCCGCTATACAGGGGAGGGAGGCGGGTGGCCGCTGA
- a CDS encoding phosphatidylglycerol lysyltransferase domain-containing protein: MRSEKLDLGHLDILYWPLKETGVSISEYSFSNLFLFRMVHDYEVLFDHEIFIRGTTYDGVRHLMPLRDPRGMDPAYLLAMAGEADMFYPISEQWLEAFDRDRYDITFLDGDMDYVFTSEKIATYKGKKLHNKRNLLQQFYSQYRHEALPLGPERKADALRVLDAWQRETGLEPAETDYQACIEALTLQNELLLCGGIYYADDEPVGFILGEGINNDMFALHFAKGLRSVKGVYQFMYNNCASVLHQHYTYVNFEQDLGKLPLRQAKASYVPDMMIRKYRVHPKA, from the coding sequence ATGCGAAGCGAAAAACTTGATCTGGGCCATCTCGATATCCTATATTGGCCTCTTAAAGAGACCGGCGTTTCCATTTCCGAGTACAGCTTCTCCAACCTCTTTCTGTTCAGGATGGTCCACGACTACGAGGTGCTGTTCGACCATGAGATTTTCATACGCGGAACGACCTATGACGGGGTCCGCCATCTTATGCCGCTCCGCGATCCACGCGGCATGGACCCCGCTTACCTTCTCGCCATGGCCGGCGAAGCTGACATGTTTTACCCCATTTCAGAACAATGGCTCGAGGCATTCGACCGGGACCGTTATGATATCACATTTCTTGACGGAGATATGGATTATGTTTTCACCTCTGAAAAAATCGCGACCTACAAGGGGAAAAAACTTCACAACAAGCGAAACCTGCTCCAGCAATTCTACAGTCAATACCGGCACGAGGCGCTTCCCCTCGGTCCCGAGCGTAAAGCGGATGCTCTGCGTGTGCTCGACGCCTGGCAAAGGGAAACGGGACTCGAACCGGCGGAAACCGACTATCAGGCCTGCATTGAAGCTCTCACGCTCCAGAACGAGCTTCTTTTATGCGGAGGTATTTATTATGCCGACGACGAACCGGTCGGTTTCATCCTTGGAGAGGGGATTAATAACGACATGTTTGCACTGCATTTCGCCAAAGGACTCAGAAGCGTGAAGGGGGTATACCAGTTCATGTACAACAATTGCGCGTCTGTGCTGCATCAGCATTACACCTATGTCAATTTCGAGCAGGACCTCGGAAAGCTGCCGCTACGACAGGCGAAAGCCTCATATGTTCCCGACATGATGATCAGAAAATACAGGGTCCACCCGAAAGCCTGA
- a CDS encoding 2-hydroxyacyl-CoA dehydratase family protein codes for MNTKQVVGFACSYTPLALINAAGFSHYRVLPDADCPDQAGSLLHDNLCPHIKGILDRAMSDRVPDLAGMVFLNSCDAMRRLHDAWMKARPGTRSVLIDLPPTTNDASVGFFRDELDRLAGTLVDWGGTAPDGKSLTRGIGLNNAIAESLSALRDRQRAGTLRNGSAALQEAYNRASTGPMEETITFLESLLAETAANNGRGVPLYLFGNVMPDPEAFTLIEECGARIVCEDMCTGSRVFTRITMDREDALYCMARDTIRDRPCARTMDERRPGRIADDLVMMARECGARGIIGYTVKFCDPYIARMPHVRELLKKEGIPFLHLEGDCTMRSMGQHRTRIEAFIEMLG; via the coding sequence ATGAACACAAAACAAGTCGTAGGATTCGCCTGTTCCTATACCCCCCTCGCCCTTATCAACGCGGCGGGATTCTCCCATTACCGCGTCCTCCCCGACGCCGACTGCCCGGACCAGGCCGGGAGCCTGCTCCACGACAATCTGTGCCCGCACATCAAGGGCATCCTTGACCGCGCGATGAGCGACAGGGTTCCGGACCTCGCGGGCATGGTGTTTTTAAACAGCTGCGACGCCATGCGCCGCCTGCACGACGCGTGGATGAAGGCGCGGCCCGGCACGCGGTCGGTGCTTATCGATCTTCCCCCGACCACGAATGACGCGTCCGTCGGCTTCTTCCGGGACGAACTGGACCGACTCGCCGGGACACTCGTGGACTGGGGCGGAACCGCGCCGGACGGAAAATCACTCACGCGCGGCATCGGGCTGAACAACGCGATCGCGGAATCGCTGAGCGCTCTGCGCGACCGCCAGCGCGCCGGAACTTTAAGAAACGGCTCCGCAGCCCTGCAGGAGGCTTACAACCGGGCCTCCACCGGGCCGATGGAGGAGACGATTACGTTCCTGGAATCACTGCTCGCGGAAACGGCGGCGAACAACGGCCGCGGCGTGCCGCTGTACCTGTTCGGCAATGTCATGCCCGACCCGGAAGCCTTCACGCTGATCGAGGAATGCGGCGCGCGGATTGTGTGCGAGGACATGTGCACCGGCTCGCGGGTCTTCACGCGGATCACGATGGACCGCGAAGACGCGCTGTACTGCATGGCGCGCGACACTATACGCGACCGGCCCTGCGCGCGAACCATGGACGAGCGGCGGCCGGGGAGGATCGCGGACGACCTTGTAATGATGGCCCGTGAATGCGGCGCGCGGGGTATCATCGGCTATACAGTCAAGTTCTGCGACCCGTATATCGCCCGCATGCCCCATGTCCGCGAGCTTTTAAAAAAGGAGGGAATCCCCTTCCTCCATCTCGAAGGTGACTGCACCATGCGTTCCATGGGGCAGCATCGCACAAGAATCGAAGCCTTTATCGAAATGCTGGGGTGA
- a CDS encoding 2-hydroxyacyl-CoA dehydratase family protein: MMKKYFEELEKGLTDAIRTGKPSARKRYSLEIARLGGRLYSGTDKVAWCGIAAPFDLLNSMGVTSCFVEFIGAMLASTGMVGEFLEEADHAGYSSDSCSYHRAVTGATMKGIMPAPEFLVGTTNPCSGGLAVIENLARHFGKDFFVLHIPQDDSRRSVRFLADQMRDLVRFTERITGTPLDHDTLKLTILNSNRVWEVIREVYDLAKLVPSPVASRDLANFGIVMSLFQGRESAISVAEAFRDELAERVANSAMAPLPEKFRILWIQNRIQFKHPLEKMLEEHYHARIVIDELNDITWDPIDPGSPFEGMARRSISIPFNGPVEKRIGHLQKLAGEYQIHGAINPCNWGCRQGTGGRGLIEDGLRKIGIPVLNLEVDCVDPRKFTPGQFQTRVEAFVEMMQSRPSPWA; encoded by the coding sequence ATGATGAAGAAATATTTCGAGGAGCTTGAAAAGGGCCTCACGGATGCCATCCGCACCGGGAAGCCGAGCGCCCGCAAGCGTTATTCGCTGGAGATCGCCCGCCTGGGCGGCAGGCTGTATTCGGGGACCGATAAAGTGGCCTGGTGCGGCATTGCGGCGCCCTTCGATCTACTGAACTCGATGGGAGTTACCTCCTGCTTCGTTGAATTCATCGGCGCCATGCTCGCCTCCACCGGGATGGTGGGCGAATTCCTCGAGGAGGCTGACCATGCCGGCTATTCCTCCGATTCGTGCAGTTATCACCGCGCCGTGACCGGCGCGACCATGAAGGGGATCATGCCGGCGCCGGAATTCCTCGTCGGGACCACCAATCCCTGCAGCGGAGGGCTCGCCGTAATCGAAAACCTTGCGCGGCATTTCGGAAAGGACTTCTTCGTCCTTCACATTCCTCAGGACGATTCGCGGCGCAGCGTTCGCTTTCTGGCCGACCAGATGCGCGACCTGGTCCGCTTCACGGAGCGGATCACAGGAACTCCCCTCGATCACGACACATTGAAATTGACCATCCTGAACTCGAATCGCGTCTGGGAGGTCATCCGTGAAGTGTATGATCTGGCGAAACTGGTCCCCTCTCCCGTCGCCAGCCGGGACCTCGCCAACTTCGGGATCGTGATGTCGCTGTTCCAGGGCAGGGAGTCCGCCATCTCGGTCGCCGAGGCATTCCGCGACGAACTGGCCGAACGGGTCGCGAACAGCGCAATGGCCCCGCTGCCGGAAAAATTCCGTATCCTGTGGATACAGAACCGGATCCAGTTCAAGCACCCGCTTGAGAAGATGCTGGAGGAGCATTACCATGCCAGGATCGTCATCGACGAGCTCAATGACATCACCTGGGACCCCATCGATCCCGGCTCTCCCTTCGAGGGCATGGCCAGGCGCTCGATATCCATACCGTTCAACGGGCCCGTCGAGAAACGCATCGGTCACTTACAGAAGCTGGCCGGGGAATATCAGATCCACGGCGCCATCAATCCATGCAACTGGGGATGCCGCCAGGGGACGGGCGGGCGCGGTCTCATCGAGGACGGACTACGGAAAATCGGCATTCCGGTTCTCAACCTCGAGGTCGATTGCGTCGACCCAAGGAAATTCACCCCCGGCCAGTTCCAGACACGGGTCGAGGCGTTCGTCGAGATGATGCAGTCCCGGCCGTCGCCGTGGGCTTAG
- a CDS encoding S8 family peptidase, whose translation MKKFTCLFVRVFFAALVMTFLAGCGGGGGGGGGGSSTDVIAPDPAHTGNDCSCGGKTSEGSGMAFSTSKAMFPALERAEFVPGEVLVKFKDGTSQARAGRIMNKLGNDGVKSLFTLKEGDNSLLKKITLKGLKSVEQAVNEYESLPEVEYAEPNYIYRAMATPDDPNYTLLWGLKNTGQEVNGISGTSGKDINAEAAWNTVSDCGSVVVAVLDTGINYNHRDLAGNMWNGGPSFPKHGNDYIDGDNDPMDLNGHGTHCAGIIGARGDDGIGLAGVCWKVKLMAVRVLDATGSGTLDGIAQGIYFAVANGAHIINASLGGQDSETLKNAVLNARNNGVIIVAAAGNEATNITTNSYPAAYGAGTYNYPNVISVAAVDQNGNLAGFSNWGISWVDIAAPGVNILSAWPGQSVLTTESFAGWTKESGWGTGTYTYGPIDIDMLTNPSPFGLPATYAANLDSMAYKVFDLNAFGAVSAVASFYADINTELNYDYLYFVINENGGKPNAYIEVYTGDYGGLGYAGEFDFTSVITKNVSLGFYLETDVSINKKGAGIGLFDMQRLHHNTTACLYSDGTSMAAPHVAGVAAMCIQRYMNNNGGVYTKTVNYSTIINAVLTGATPYTSLDTKVASKRMLNANGALEKLPPP comes from the coding sequence ATGAAAAAATTTACCTGTCTTTTCGTGCGTGTTTTTTTTGCGGCACTGGTGATGACGTTCCTTGCGGGATGCGGCGGCGGAGGAGGGGGCGGAGGGGGAGGTTCCTCTACAGACGTGATTGCCCCGGATCCCGCGCATACCGGCAACGATTGCAGCTGCGGCGGTAAAACATCGGAGGGATCGGGCATGGCCTTTTCAACTTCAAAGGCCATGTTCCCGGCACTTGAACGAGCTGAATTTGTTCCGGGGGAAGTGCTGGTCAAATTTAAGGATGGAACGAGCCAGGCCAGGGCCGGCCGGATCATGAACAAGCTCGGCAATGATGGCGTTAAAAGTCTTTTTACCCTTAAAGAGGGCGATAATTCCCTTCTTAAAAAAATCACTCTGAAGGGACTCAAATCCGTCGAGCAGGCCGTAAATGAGTATGAGAGCCTGCCTGAAGTGGAATATGCCGAGCCGAACTATATCTACCGGGCGATGGCAACGCCTGATGATCCGAATTATACGCTCCTCTGGGGCCTTAAAAACACTGGCCAGGAGGTTAACGGAATATCGGGGACATCCGGAAAGGACATCAATGCCGAGGCGGCCTGGAATACGGTGAGCGATTGCGGCAGCGTCGTCGTCGCGGTTCTCGACACCGGCATCAACTACAATCACCGGGATCTGGCCGGAAACATGTGGAACGGCGGCCCCTCTTTTCCGAAACATGGAAATGATTATATCGACGGCGATAATGATCCCATGGATCTGAACGGTCATGGAACCCACTGCGCGGGGATCATCGGCGCAAGGGGGGATGACGGCATCGGACTTGCCGGGGTGTGCTGGAAAGTCAAACTTATGGCGGTCAGGGTGCTCGACGCGACGGGCAGCGGAACACTTGATGGAATCGCGCAGGGGATATACTTTGCCGTCGCCAACGGCGCCCATATCATAAACGCGAGCCTCGGAGGCCAAGATAGCGAAACTCTGAAGAACGCGGTCTTAAACGCCCGGAACAACGGCGTCATCATCGTCGCGGCAGCCGGAAACGAGGCAACCAATATTACAACGAACTCGTATCCCGCCGCGTATGGTGCAGGGACATATAATTATCCCAACGTCATCTCCGTTGCCGCTGTGGACCAGAACGGCAATCTGGCGGGCTTTTCCAATTGGGGGATTTCGTGGGTGGATATAGCCGCGCCGGGAGTGAATATTCTAAGCGCATGGCCGGGCCAGAGTGTCCTCACCACCGAATCGTTTGCCGGCTGGACAAAGGAGAGTGGCTGGGGCACGGGCACCTATACGTACGGGCCTATTGATATAGACATGCTGACCAATCCGTCGCCATTTGGCTTACCCGCCACCTATGCCGCCAACCTGGACAGTATGGCGTACAAGGTATTCGATCTCAATGCCTTCGGCGCGGTTTCCGCTGTCGCCTCGTTTTATGCCGATATAAACACTGAATTAAATTATGACTATCTGTATTTTGTAATAAACGAAAATGGAGGGAAACCCAATGCCTATATCGAAGTATATACCGGCGATTACGGAGGGCTCGGCTATGCAGGCGAATTCGATTTTACGTCCGTAATTACAAAAAATGTAAGCCTGGGTTTTTATTTAGAAACTGATGTTTCGATAAACAAAAAAGGCGCGGGCATCGGATTGTTCGATATGCAAAGGCTCCACCACAACACCACCGCCTGCCTCTATTCGGACGGCACCTCGATGGCGGCGCCGCACGTAGCGGGAGTCGCGGCCATGTGCATTCAGCGCTACATGAATAATAACGGTGGCGTGTATACGAAAACGGTTAATTATTCCACCATCATAAACGCGGTTTTAACCGGCGCCACTCCATACACGAGCCTTGACACAAAGGTCGCTTCAAAGCGAATGCTAAACGCGAACGGCGCGCTGGAGAAACTTCCCCCTCCGTA